The Drosophila gunungcola strain Sukarami chromosome 2L unlocalized genomic scaffold, Dgunungcola_SK_2 000007F, whole genome shotgun sequence genome includes a region encoding these proteins:
- the LOC128253235 gene encoding transmembrane protein 65 isoform X4, which yields MIGCEKKWLNQQQHPPQVNCTAVIFFVNAVPFIAFGFLDNFIMIMAGEYIEYYLGHFITLSTMAAAGLGNTISDILGITMATYVENGCQILGLKQPKLTPAQFELKSSKRSSSYGRIVGITVGCLLGMCPLWLIDEKEDKAEVAD from the exons ATGATTGGCTGCGAAAAAAAATGG TTgaatcagcagcagcacccTCCCCAGGTCAATTGTACAGCAGTAA ttttcTTTGTAAATGCAGTACCGTTTATAGCCTTCGGATTTCTTGACAATTTTATCATGATTATGGCG GGCGAAtatattgaatattatttgGGCCACTTTATAACACTATCTACGATGGCAGCAGCTGGCCTTGGCAACACCATTAGTGATATTCTGGGCATCACAATGGCCACCTACGTGGAGAACGGATGCCAGATATTGGGTCTGAAGCAGCCCAAGTTAACTCCAGCGCAATTCGAACTGAAGTCTAGCAAGCGGTCATCCAGTTAT GGACGTATTGTTGGCATCACTGTGGGCTGCCTGCTTGGAATGTGCCCTCTGTGGTTAATTGATGAAAAAGAAGATAAAGCAGAGGTGGCTGactaa